The following coding sequences lie in one Eschrichtius robustus isolate mEscRob2 chromosome 17, mEscRob2.pri, whole genome shotgun sequence genomic window:
- the ENY2 gene encoding transcription and mRNA export factor ENY2 isoform X2, with protein MNKDAQMRAAINQKLIETGERERLKELLRAKLIECGWKDQLKAHCKEVIKEKGLEHVTVDDLVAEITPKGRALVPDSVKKELLQRIRTFLAQHASL; from the exons ATGAACAAAGATGCGCAGATGAGAGCAGCAATTAACCAAAAGTTGATAGAAACTGGAGAAAGAGAACG CCTCAAAGAGTTGCTGAGAgctaaattaattgaatgtggCTGGAAGGATCAGTTGAAGGCACACTGTAAAG AGGTAATTAAAGAAAAAGGACTAGAACACGTTACTGTTGATGACTTGGTGGCTGAAATCACACCAAAAGGCAGAG ccCTGGTACCTGACAGTGTAAAGAAGGAGCTCCTACAAAGAATAAGAACATTCCTTGCTCAGCATGCCAGCCTTTAA
- the ENY2 gene encoding transcription and mRNA export factor ENY2 isoform X1 produces MVVSKMNKDAQMRAAINQKLIETGERERLKELLRAKLIECGWKDQLKAHCKEVIKEKGLEHVTVDDLVAEITPKGRALVPDSVKKELLQRIRTFLAQHASL; encoded by the exons ATGGTG GTTAGCAAGATGAACAAAGATGCGCAGATGAGAGCAGCAATTAACCAAAAGTTGATAGAAACTGGAGAAAGAGAACG CCTCAAAGAGTTGCTGAGAgctaaattaattgaatgtggCTGGAAGGATCAGTTGAAGGCACACTGTAAAG AGGTAATTAAAGAAAAAGGACTAGAACACGTTACTGTTGATGACTTGGTGGCTGAAATCACACCAAAAGGCAGAG ccCTGGTACCTGACAGTGTAAAGAAGGAGCTCCTACAAAGAATAAGAACATTCCTTGCTCAGCATGCCAGCCTTTAA